The genomic segment ACCATTTCCTTCGCCTCGGCGTACGGCCCGTCGACAAGGCGCACCTCGCCGTTGCGCACCAGCACGCGCGTGGATTTGTCGTCGGACACGAGCGATTCGGCGCCGATCAGCACGCCGCGCGACTGAAGCTCGCCGGCGAAATGACGCATCCGCTCGTACAGGGCCTCGCCTTCGGCTCGCGTGCGCGCCGCGCGTTGGCCCCGCGGTTCGACGATCAACAACATGTAACTCATTTGCGTCACCTCCTATGACGACGCCTT from the Burkholderia humptydooensis genome contains:
- a CDS encoding YciI family protein; the encoded protein is MSYMLLIVEPRGQRAARTRAEGEALYERMRHFAGELQSRGVLIGAESLVSDDKSTRVLVRNGEVRLVDGPYAEAKEMVGGFFLLDVETQGEALAIAKGCPAAEWCSVEVREIGPCFR